Part of the Henckelia pumila isolate YLH828 chromosome 2, ASM3356847v2, whole genome shotgun sequence genome is shown below.
GGCGCAAGGCAGCCTTATCGGCCCTCCGCGAAGAATCGGTTTCGAGAGAGTTTAGCAGCAGCGGCAGCAATAGCAGCACAAATTATGATCACTTTGCCAAGAATTATCAACCTCTTGGTAAGGTGCTTAACATGAAATTTTAGGTGAAAGATTTAATTTGGCAAAGAATCTCTGCATAATGAGAAAATTTTCGCATTGAATGTACACTTCCAAGCGTCGGGAACTCCAATAGTTAGCTGTAAGTGTATCGAAAGTATGATGGagccaaaaatataattttgattttaaaaagaaaTTGAGTTTATTCGCCCATTTCAGGCTCCTACTTGGGAGTTATCATCGTTGTTTGCAGACTTCGATGCAATAGTTTGAATCATTTCATTTTGTTCTCATATTTCGTTCGTATGCTGCTTTGTGCTGTACTGTCCTGAACCATTCATCAGATGTCACGTGCATTTAAACATTTAagtaaattttgttttaaaataaaaactgaaaaTCTATTTACACATGACAGCATGTGAATGATTCAAGGCAGTGTCCACAGAAGCAACATCCACAAAACAGCAAGTGACACGGCATTCACGCCTGGCCAGCATAGTACTGCTTGGAGTCGACCAACTTTAACCAAACCAAAAACCTAAAATTCGATATTTAGttggtgtttgggagagcttttacGAATCATTTCTcagctttttcttcacaaaatgtcataattttatgaaaaaagcTGAAAAGTACTTACTAGAAACTCTCTACattactttaaaataaaaaaagaaacttaaaagttgaaaggaaaattgaaaTATACCAACCAAATAAAACAAGTGTGCTCGGCAATTGTAAGATTAGAAGAAACTTTACCCCTActcattcatacttttatataAACACAAAATATAATACTTCATGGATTTATATGCTAGGGCAACACATGGTTCAAGGCACGATAATGATAGAAAATAGTGTAATCAATGCCATAGAAGCTAGTCAGATCATAGACGATAGAAAAAACATGTATACTTCCATCTCAAATTCACGTGTGCAAGTATGAGCAACGAACGTGGACATAAttagtttaattattttggaattTGTCAACAAATTGAAGTTATCGAAACCCCGAGTTTAAATACCTCAAAAAATAACTGCAAAATGAAACAAACCCCTTGGATGTAAGCAGAGTTGAACCCTAGCTGGTGCTCATCACTTGAACATTGAAATTTTAAACaagatattttgaaaatttgctaACTATTACTTCAAATAATACAGTGACTTTGATCGGAACAATTGACATTTTCTGTACATTTTTGTTGATACTTGATCAATTTTTTGGATTCCACAAACCCCCTATCACAAACACACATGAATGCCACCATTTGATAACGTAGTTCAAAGCTGGGGGAAATCGTTCGGTGGAAGAGGTATATTTGGCAAGAAAGTAAACTCTCCCTCGAGCAAAAGATAAATATGGTTTTCTCGGAAGAACTTATTATGGCAGAGTTGAATATATACCTGTCTTGTTGAGTAGTCCTGCCATCTGAGTTTTAAAGGGCACAGcaatatcaaaatcaaatttCGCAGTCAAGATATGGAGTTCAGATACTCTGAAGCGGCAGATCAACACTTGATGATCCAGTGTTGAGAGAAACATTTAACCACCAATGGCTGAGAGAATCATTTGACCACCAATGGCGCGTTTTAATCAAATTGTGAGATTTAGTTCCCCAGTTGCCGTGCAGGCATGAACATAAATTCCAGACGAAATTACATAGCATAATTCGCGACAACAGAATCCTTTACTGCCTCTCCGTCATCTCATTGACCTTAAATGTAGGCTTGGATGGGTACACAAAGACGACGGAGGATACAGTTGAAGGTTGAAAACCAGCAGAGTATCTAACTGAAGTCACAGAAACTCTAGGAAGCTGCTGAGAACCTAAGCCTAGAGGGACAAGCATGTATCTGAGTATGTGTGCTGATCTTGGCAGGATATAGATCGTGTCACTGTGGGGTCCAGATGACACAAAACTTTGTGAATCAGCTAATGTGTATTTGATCTCCTGGAGCAACTCTGTTTGGTTGTGTACTTCAACAGAATATATGAAGGGGTTCCCAAGAATGGCATGAGGTGGACATTCCAAACTCACAACCAACGGAGGTAGTTCGACGGTCACATCAGGTAGTTTAAGTTTCGTAACTTGGGACACTGTAGCCCAAGAATGAACTTCATCACCGGCTCTTGAATCCCTTTGCCATCTCAGACACACCATACCGATATTTAGCCTAGAATTATTTACCTTAGGAATGACGGTGAAAACCTTCTTAAACTCTTCTCCTGGCACATGAATAACAGGTTCTGTGAACTCCACATGATGAGGTTGTACGATGCATGCACCATTATTTTCTCCTACCTCAACGGAAATAGACAACAATCGAAGTGGCACTTCTGAACAATTCTTGGCACTAACTATAAGCATGTTTGATTCATTTAAAGCTAAAGGTATGTGATCGGGATCATAAGCAGCCTTGATTTTCGAGACCAAAAGTGGGTCCTGTCGAAATGGCAACATAAATCGCGGGCTAATAGTAAAAGCAATCCTGCCTTCAATCTCTAAGCTTTTGTGTACATGAGTTTTTTGCAAGCTTGGCTCACCGTTATGAGGATAGTAACCCAATGAGACATAGAGCATAATAGGTTTGGGACGATTCCACTTAATTTTCAGTTTGCATGACCATGATTCCCCCTCAACTAGAGAGGGGACAGAAATCAACCCAAATGATGGCTGAATCTTTTGTATCTTATCTGAACGAGATTCAGAGTGATCATCAAGTCCATCCCAATATATGTCAATAAGCTCAACGTGAAGATTATCTGCAGAAAATGGTTCCACTTCTCTTGGGCTAAGAAGACCACTGCCTCGTGTATCTACAAGATTAATCTTTAACTCACCGGAATAGACTGCATGGCCTTTAGAAGCTACTTTCACAGGTAAAATATAATTCTCTCCAACCAATGCAGGGCCACATGAACATAAGATTAGATCCACTTGTGGTTCAGGCTCTTCAACCTGTATGGCCTTCAGTCCGGAGAATGCCAGGCTAGGATCCTTGGTGGGTATAGTTTCTACTTGGTCTTCAAACTTCCAAAGTGGTAAATCATTCATAGACGCTGGACTTTCAGCTCTGCAACATATTGAGAATTGTGGCCCCATCCTTGCAATTATATATGTACATTCAAGCTTTCCAGTTTGGCCTACACATTCATAAAATTATTCCACTTTGTTAAAAGCTGATTGATAGAGTGGGTTAAGAATGAATTTGGAGATTTGTAACAGGCAAGACAAAGATACAAGAGCATAGACATCTAAATAAGTATTTGGCTGGACACTCTAGAGGTCCTGGAGTGTAGTATAAATAGGTAATCAAAAGATACACACAGTTTGAATTAGAGAGCCCTCCCAACACCTGTATCCCACTTTGAGCCTTAAGCTCCTCTGGGTTGCACCGCAGTACCAGCTGCCCAATCCCCTCCCCTAGCAATGCAACAACCATTTTCCCCATTTCTCGCCCCTAACGTCCCCTCCTTGTCCAATTACCCTCAGCAAAAGCAACACTCTCTAGTTCCGCCTCCTCGGAGCCTCAAAATTCTCATACCTATCAAATGtttggagtttttttttttcccaaaagcCGCCTGTTATGGCGGGGGGTTTGGCAGACCCCTGCCCGTTTAttagataaaaaataaaaaatacatgcGAGGGGGACGAAGCCAAAACCTCACAAGAAATTACAAGAgctcaataaaaatcaaaagcaACTAAACCAAGAAAGcgtaaaaaaaacattaattacaAATATCCAACGAAACTCTAACGTAAGGTAAACCCGAACAATCTAATCTGCAAATACCCTTGAGAGGGtaggaaataaaattaaaacctAAATCCATATAAAGTAGGATCCCGGATTATTTAGTTGTCGAAAGAGCATTTTGTCACTATATTGCTTACTTCCAATCTTTATCCTGCTCACAAGCATCATAAATTACAAAACCCATGCCTTTCCTCATTCCATAATGAACAAGCACAACATCATAACACAGAGCATCGAGAACATTGCAAAGCCCAAAGTGGCACTGAAATGGCCAGTTCAAAATCGAGGATGTCATCCTCATTTCGTTGATTACACGCATGTAGAAGTTAAAAGTAATTGTACAAAGTAGAGCCATCAACATACCAGATGTTATTTCATATGTCAAGCGCAGCCATTTGTTCGTAGCAAGTACCAGAGCTGGAGCAGTCTCAACTCTGAGACCAGACTGAGAACGAGGAATTGTAGCCGCATGTGACTTCTGGTCATTCTCGATGATAAAATTACACTCCGATTGATTAAATTGCAcctccaactgatcaacttcaatATTTATCGGCAATCGTGATCGAAGTGATAATGTGATTAGCGATGAAGCACCTGGCTTAACTGTTTGTTCGTGAAAAGCAACCAAAGCAAGCAGAACCACCCTTAAGGGACTTACAAGATCAATCTCAAGATAAAGGGGAAGATCACTGTTTACTTTGCACCCACTATTATCTTCTTTCAAACTAAGTTCCAATGCACCGTCCACAACCCCAAATGCTTCCTTGTGTATCTTGGCTCTCTGTGAAAGACTAGCGGGGCCAGCTGGTCCACAGCCTTTGGAAGATGGATCAAAAGCATTACTTGTTATAGGCAGTGCAGCCATTTCAAGTGAGTATTCTATGAAGTCTTTCACAGAACTGATTTCCCTTGAGCACTCTCGTAGGTAACCCAAGATATCCCATAATGACAATAGCCAGCCCTCTTGTCGATAAAGATTAGAAATCTTATCAAATATTTCTTTTGCATtacgaaaatcacatactgaaaAATATTCTCTAGCCATCTGGAACTGACAATAGGCAGCAGTCCTCTCAGACTTCAAGTTACTGTATGCTTCAAAAGCTCTCTTGAAGAGGGCAATGATTTCAAAGGAATCTTGAAACCTCCTCCCTTCCGTGAGTGTGTAACGAGCATATTCATCATCAGTCAGACTGCAACCAAATCAATTCAAATAGAACATTCAACATTTCAAAAGATGATACATCTTACAGGGCTATATTTAGGTATACACTGGATAATGGATATGGAGTGCAAGTGGACTCACGGTTGCATTACGTATGTATCCTCACGCTCAAGAAGTCTTGCAAACTGACCAATATACACAGAAGCTACCACAGATTCTGAACTTCCATCAATTTCACCAATATCATCATAGATAGATAGTGCAAAGtccaaacttattttttttttcttcaggtAGCTAGCTGCCAACTGTTTCAAGAGATATGTCGAATATAGTTTAAAGAGCAAACTTGTCACTCACTGAGTACAGTTTTAGAGCTTTCAAATATTAATGCCAGTGATTGTCAGAGCTATTTCTATTCTTCGTGTTTGTGTGTGCAAGGGAGGAAAGGGGAATTATACACTGAAAAACAAACAACCTGATAATAGTATGCTGGATAGAACTCCCATTCAGTTGCCTTCTCTGTAGGAACAGATACCATACTCGGTAAATGTGAATCATTTGCTGAGCTTGTCTCCAGCAGTTGACCAAATACCAGATATTGCCTGCTTAACCATTCCCAGTGAAGAAAAATAACTTCTGGTGATCCCACAAGTCTCATATAATTAGCAGCGTGTTGACGGAACCATGAAATTGCTTCTACAAATTTCCCACCATGCAGCAATAGAGTTGACAACTTAAAATGCAAATGTTCAGCAATAGTTTTGATCTCGACTAAGCGTTGGATTGGGGGCAATCTTGTCGAAGTTCCAACCATCTGAATAGAAACATGGATGCCAACAAAGACGAGGAAGAGTCATACCAAAAATAATCACAAAACAGCGAAGGTTCGTACAGAAGCACGAAAAATAGTTTATTGATTCTATTTGGGTCCTTCTGCGTGTATAAATATTGGTTTTAAGGTTTCCTTCCAGTATCAAGTTATATGTTTAAGATATGTGAAAGGTAAATGATTGATAAAGCATATAAAATCCCTCTCCTGATTCCGGAAATCTCTTAGCACTACCTACGGTTAGTAAAATATACAGATTAAATTTCCTCACGAGCATTTGGTCCAAAGTGCAAAGATTCCAACCAAGCCATTACACTAAACAAGGCAAATCAAACTAAAGCATTCTACTTCGATCCAAGGAATACCTCTCGCAGTGCATGATAGGCATCCTCATACATCCTGAGAGCTTCGAGCCAGTCTCTGCGGAATTCTGCATATACAGCAACCTAGCAGCTCATAAGAATTAGATAAGAATAATTAGGGAACAAAAACAGTACATGTAGAACAATGACAAGATGAAATCATCAGAAATCAGTATCCTCTTTCTATCAATACATTTTTAAGCAGCATAGTCCATGCATAAACTATGCTGCTTAAaaatgtatttatagataattataGAAAAGACTAAAGAGAATACAGGGCAATGCAAGAATTAAGAGATTTGCTCATAAAGGCCTGCATCCACACCTCAGTGCCTCTGAGAGCATTAACTCTAAAAACATCGCTTAGTTTAAATTGCAAAAATCAATTCTTATAGCCTATAGGTGAAAATATATTGGGGTAAATCTGGTAGGAAATCACTCGTAAACAAAATCATATTACAGACGTATTGTCATCTAAATGATATTAAATacaatttcataaaatattcttCGGTCGGGAGCACTTCCCATCAAGTTGAAAGTGGAAACTTTGATTGAAAGAATCAGATTGTCAATTAAAATTGTATAGATGCAAATCAGTGTAATGTTGTTACGTTGTATCCAAGGCCATAGAACCAGAGCAGGCAGGCACGGATAACTAGTTGAGCAGCAATACGCAAGTAACGTACTTGTGTGTACAACATGACAGATAAGACACAGAAAGCAAAACGGCATATAATTCAACATATAACCATAACAGTGCTGCTAGtgcatgatttgttttattacTCCCCATGTGGTTAGCTAGGAACAATTTTTTGGTTTGCTTACTGTTCATGTGAGCAATAACTCGATATTTTTCCCAGAGAGAGATTCTAGACATCCCGAGAATAAGAAATCCAAAATCGGGACTCTTTCTCTTTTATCATGTTCAATTTTTAAATAGATACAAATATAGCAATAAGAGCATGCAATAGAACACAAGATTATCACCATTTATGTTTATAAAAAATACGTTAAGAAAAAATATAGTAGGATTGAAATTcattaatacaaaaaatatgttatttgattCTAGCATAACTGAGAGTAGAAGAGAAGCACTACGATATGCAGTATCCATATTTTATACTGCATCACAGGATTGAGTTAAAGAATGATTCTGCTTAACAAATTTTCACATCAACTGGTAGTGGAAACTGGAAAGAAAAAAATGCAAACAGAAATTCTAATGATAATAACAAGAGAGCACCAAAATGAAAGAAAGACCTTACTTTGAAACAGTAGCAGATATTAAACTCCATTGAGCTGAAGTTTTTCTTTTCAAGACGTGTTTTAATTTTCCGACCTTCATCTTTGTAATATATATTTGCCAACTCCCCAATTGCATTCCCAAGCCTATGATAATAAAGTTGATTAGGCTTCATTTATCTAAAGAAAACTTTTAGcaaaatttttgagaaaatgccAATAAGAAAATTAGGATTTTCCCAGTTTACTTCAAATAAAAAGATAACATTATCTAGCAACAAGATGAACTGGGAGGCTCAAGTAAGAAAGTTATTATACTATGCCTGCTCAGAGATTGTTGAAGCTCTAACTGGTCATCTGGTACAAAGACAATAAGATTTTTTGCATCTACTTCTGCACGTTTCCTCAAGGTAATCATGCGATCTTCACTGGTGTCAACTGCACCATAATTTTTTAGATCGTTAAACCAATCATAGCTCATCCAAAAAAGACATTATATCATCACATGAAAGAAACTAGGTCGCAACAAAGGAAAATATGTGCAAGCATTTTACAATAgcatcaaattttaatttccaAGAACATGGACAGAAAGGTCCACATATGGGAAATGATAAAAGAAGCTTCTTAGCTACTTTTTTGAAAGAATGAAATTGGAAGAGGAACTCTACATCATGAAAACATGGAAACTAATACTTTGATATGTTCACTGTCAAAAAAAATGATATGTTCCACTTACTCTATCAAAGATTCAAAAGTCAAAAGTAGTTTGCGTAGACTGGTCTTAATATGGTACACAGCCATAGTCCCTAAATCTTCTCAATATAGATGAGGAGTAGATAAAAGAACACTTCTAATCAAGAAGTTCAATGCTGTTACTACAAAACTACGAGAAGTCGATTCAAGAATCTACTCAAACTGAAAAAATGTAATTTAAACATATGCATCTGAGAATTACCACACAAAGGCACATCATGGG
Proteins encoded:
- the LOC140879498 gene encoding uncharacterized protein isoform X2, whose product is MEFNICYCFKVAVYAEFRRDWLEALRMYEDAYHALREMVGTSTRLPPIQRLVEIKTIAEHLHFKLSTLLLHGGKFVEAISWFRQHAANYMRLVGSPEVIFLHWEWLSRQYLVFGQLLETSSANDSHLPSMVSVPTEKATEWEFYPAYYYQLAASYLKKKKISLDFALSIYDDIGEIDGSSESVVASVYIGQFARLLEREDTYVMQPLTDDEYARYTLTEGRRFQDSFEIIALFKRAFEAYSNLKSERTAAYCQFQMAREYFSVCDFRNAKEIFDKISNLYRQEGWLLSLWDILGYLRECSREISSVKDFIEYSLEMAALPITSNAFDPSSKGCGPAGPASLSQRAKIHKEAFGVVDGALELSLKEDNSGCKVNSDLPLYLEIDLVSPLRVVLLALVAFHEQTVKPGASSLITLSLRSRLPINIEVDQLEVQFNQSECNFIIENDQKSHAATIPRSQSGLRVETAPALVLATNKWLRLTYEITSGQTGKLECTYIIARMGPQFSICCRAESPASMNDLPLWKFEDQVETIPTKDPSLAFSGLKAIQVEEPEPQVDLILCSCGPALVGENYILPVKVASKGHAVYSGELKINLVDTRGSGLLSPREVEPFSADNLHVELIDIYWDGLDDHSESRSDKIQKIQPSFGLISVPSLVEGESWSCKLKIKWNRPKPIMLYVSLGYYPHNGEPSLQKTHVHKSLEIEGRIAFTISPRFMLPFRQDPLLVSKIKAAYDPDHIPLALNESNMLIVSAKNCSEVPLRLLSISVEVGENNGACIVQPHHVEFTEPVIHVPGEEFKKVFTVIPKVNNSRLNIGMVCLRWQRDSRAGDEVHSWATVSQVTKLKLPDVTVELPPLVVSLECPPHAILGNPFIYSVEVHNQTELLQEIKYTLADSQSFVSSGPHSDTIYILPRSAHILRYMLVPLGLGSQQLPRVSVTSVRYSAGFQPSTVSSVVFVYPSKPTFKVNEMTERQ
- the LOC140879498 gene encoding uncharacterized protein isoform X3, which produces MYEDAYHALREMVGTSTRLPPIQRLVEIKTIAEHLHFKLSTLLLHGGKFVEAISWFRQHAANYMRLVGSPEVIFLHWEWLSRQYLVFGQLLETSSANDSHLPSMVSVPTEKATEWEFYPAYYYQLAASYLKKKKISLDFALSIYDDIGEIDGSSESVVASVYIGQFARLLEREDTYVMQPLTDDEYARYTLTEGRRFQDSFEIIALFKRAFEAYSNLKSERTAAYCQFQMAREYFSVCDFRNAKEIFDKISNLYRQEGWLLSLWDILGYLRECSREISSVKDFIEYSLEMAALPITSNAFDPSSKGCGPAGPASLSQRAKIHKEAFGVVDGALELSLKEDNSGCKVNSDLPLYLEIDLVSPLRVVLLALVAFHEQTVKPGASSLITLSLRSRLPINIEVDQLEVQFNQSECNFIIENDQKSHAATIPRSQSGLRVETAPALVLATNKWLRLTYEITSGQTGKLECTYIIARMGPQFSICCRAESPASMNDLPLWKFEDQVETIPTKDPSLAFSGLKAIQVEEPEPQVDLILCSCGPALVGENYILPVKVASKGHAVYSGELKINLVDTRGSGLLSPREVEPFSADNLHVELIDIYWDGLDDHSESRSDKIQKIQPSFGLISVPSLVEGESWSCKLKIKWNRPKPIMLYVSLGYYPHNGEPSLQKTHVHKSLEIEGRIAFTISPRFMLPFRQDPLLVSKIKAAYDPDHIPLALNESNMLIVSAKNCSEVPLRLLSISVEVGENNGACIVQPHHVEFTEPVIHVPGEEFKKVFTVIPKVNNSRLNIGMVCLRWQRDSRAGDEVHSWATVSQVTKLKLPDVTVELPPLVVSLECPPHAILGNPFIYSVEVHNQTELLQEIKYTLADSQSFVSSGPHSDTIYILPRSAHILRYMLVPLGLGSQQLPRVSVTSVRYSAGFQPSTVSSVVFVYPSKPTFKVNEMTERQ
- the LOC140879498 gene encoding uncharacterized protein isoform X1, which codes for MEEYPEELRTPPVALACVVGCPELHGRITAHLHSQQPPINTLALPDFSNIAIIGAPSPKRTPNDNPAGILKRDWLSKHRTRIPAVVSALFSADDISGDPAQWLHVCDHLENLKATIRGRNIKLVLVVVAQSGYKVDTSEDRMITLRKRAEVDAKNLIVFVPDDQLELQQSLSRLGNAIGELANIYYKDEGRKIKTRLEKKNFSSMEFNICYCFKVAVYAEFRRDWLEALRMYEDAYHALREMVGTSTRLPPIQRLVEIKTIAEHLHFKLSTLLLHGGKFVEAISWFRQHAANYMRLVGSPEVIFLHWEWLSRQYLVFGQLLETSSANDSHLPSMVSVPTEKATEWEFYPAYYYQLAASYLKKKKISLDFALSIYDDIGEIDGSSESVVASVYIGQFARLLEREDTYVMQPLTDDEYARYTLTEGRRFQDSFEIIALFKRAFEAYSNLKSERTAAYCQFQMAREYFSVCDFRNAKEIFDKISNLYRQEGWLLSLWDILGYLRECSREISSVKDFIEYSLEMAALPITSNAFDPSSKGCGPAGPASLSQRAKIHKEAFGVVDGALELSLKEDNSGCKVNSDLPLYLEIDLVSPLRVVLLALVAFHEQTVKPGASSLITLSLRSRLPINIEVDQLEVQFNQSECNFIIENDQKSHAATIPRSQSGLRVETAPALVLATNKWLRLTYEITSGQTGKLECTYIIARMGPQFSICCRAESPASMNDLPLWKFEDQVETIPTKDPSLAFSGLKAIQVEEPEPQVDLILCSCGPALVGENYILPVKVASKGHAVYSGELKINLVDTRGSGLLSPREVEPFSADNLHVELIDIYWDGLDDHSESRSDKIQKIQPSFGLISVPSLVEGESWSCKLKIKWNRPKPIMLYVSLGYYPHNGEPSLQKTHVHKSLEIEGRIAFTISPRFMLPFRQDPLLVSKIKAAYDPDHIPLALNESNMLIVSAKNCSEVPLRLLSISVEVGENNGACIVQPHHVEFTEPVIHVPGEEFKKVFTVIPKVNNSRLNIGMVCLRWQRDSRAGDEVHSWATVSQVTKLKLPDVTVELPPLVVSLECPPHAILGNPFIYSVEVHNQTELLQEIKYTLADSQSFVSSGPHSDTIYILPRSAHILRYMLVPLGLGSQQLPRVSVTSVRYSAGFQPSTVSSVVFVYPSKPTFKVNEMTERQ